The following are encoded in a window of Suncus etruscus isolate mSunEtr1 chromosome 16, mSunEtr1.pri.cur, whole genome shotgun sequence genomic DNA:
- the LOC126032361 gene encoding UDP-glucuronosyltransferase 2A1 isoform X2: MGKAEIWLIRTYWDFEFPRPYLPNFEFVGGLHCKPAKPLPKEMEEFVQSSGKDGIVVFSLGSMVKNLTDEKANLIASALAQVPQKVLWRYKGKIPDTLGANTRLYDWLPQNDLLGHPKTKAFITHGGTNGIYEAIYHGVPMVGVPMFADQPDNIAHMKAKGAAVDVNINTMTSADLLNALRTVINEPSYKENAMRLSRIHHDQPVKPLDRAVFWIEFVMRHKGAKHLRPAAHDLTWFQYHSLDVIAFLLTCVATALILVTKCCLFSCKKFGKTGKKKKKD, translated from the exons ATGGGAAAAGCTGAGATCTGGCTAATTCGTACATATTGGGATTTTGAATTTCCTCGCCCTTACTTACCTAATTTTGAATTTGTTGGAGGACTGCATTGTAAGCCTGCTAAACCGCTGCCTAAG gaaatgGAAGAATTTGTCCAAAGTTCAGGTAAAGATGGCATTGTGGTGTTTTCACTGGGGTCAATGGTCAAAAACCTCACAGATGAAAAAGCCAAtcttattgcttcagcccttgcTCAGGTTCCACAGAAG GTTTTGTGGCGGTACAAAGGAAAGATACCAGATACTTTGGGAGCCAATACTAGGCTATATGATTGGCTACCCCAGAATGACCTTCTTG gtcaccccaaaacaaaagctttcATTACTCATGGTGGTACCAATGGGATCTATGAAGCAATTTATCACGGTGTTCCTATGGTGGGAGTTCCCATGTTTGCTGATCAGCCTGATAACATTGCTCACATGAAAGCAAAAGGAGCAGCTGTGGATGTGAACATAAACACAATGACAAGTGCAGACTTGCTCAATGCCTTAAGAACTGTAATAAATGAACCTTC TTATAAAGAGAACGCTATGAGGTTGTCAAGGATTCATCACGATCAACCTGTAAAGCCACTGGATAGAGCAGTCTTCTGGATCGAGTTTGTAATGCGTCACAAAGGAGCCAAGCACCTGCGTCCAGCTGCCCATGACCTCACATGGTTCCAGTACCACTCTTTGGATGTGATTGCTTTCCTGCTGACCTGTGTGGCAACTGCTCTGATATTAGTCACAAAGTGTTGCTTGTTTTCTTGTAAAAAATTTGGTaagacaggaaagaagaaaaagaaggattaG